The following DNA comes from Triticum aestivum cultivar Chinese Spring chromosome 3D, IWGSC CS RefSeq v2.1, whole genome shotgun sequence.
GCCGAATTCTGTAACCGGAACTATGACCGTTGTAAAAGACCAGGAACCACAAAGTGAGCGCACTGTCCAGTCCCAGAACAAAGGACTGCATATCGATTATTACAGTTCCGCGCACAACCTCCAGGCACGACAAATTACGGTCGAATTGCAGATCACATCACACACACGCACGcttgtatgtatatatgtatatgggCTACGTGTATTGGTGCGGCGGGCACGGCAGATACTGCTTCGGGGGCGGGCAGACGCCGCGGAGCACGGAGGCGCACGTTGGCTCGCCGACGCAGGCGAGCTGCACGCAGCAGTACTCCTTGATGGGGTGGTTCTTGACGCCGTCGAAGAGCGCCAGGATGAACTCCCCCGCGCACCAGCTCGGCACGCCCGTCACCGTCTTGTAGCACGGCTGCGGGGGGCTGCGGCCGCCGCAGGCGGACgggacggcctggaggaggaggagcacgcacAGGCCGCAGAGGCAGAGCTGCCGGAGCGCCATGGCCGGTTGTGCCTGGTGCTTGGCGGCCGTCTGATCTGGGGCGGTGTAGGTGGTCGATCAGATGGGATCGGTCGAGGCGGAGGCGTTTGGAGGCGGTATATAGGAGGGGGATGTAATTGACGTACTGATTTTGCTTAGTTTTTCTGAGCGCGTTTTTATTAGATGCTTTTTGTGTTTTATGCCTAATTTGTGCCGTAATAATTATCTTCTTCTTTTGGATGAAGtaattctatacaagttatgaatatgcAGGAGGATATTAAATGTTTGGAAGCCTTAGGCCTCAATCCATTAATTGAGAAGAAAAGAATTGCCCGATTAATTAACAAGAAACCAGACGAAGATAGAGGAAAGTACAATGTGCAATATAGTATGTCTATGCTAAGCCCCCCAATAACGAAAACACACCCACCAGAAAGGTCATCTCCAAAATTTGTTCAATTGCAATTTCTAGGCCCATTCCAAGGCATGATATTAGTTTTTTCATTGTGATGACTGCCTTCCTTTCTCATGATATTAGTTAATGCTTCATGTATTTCTCCAAAGAAATAAAATTAATGCTACTTTAACGCATTGTATCTTAAGCAGATCATACACATTTAGACACAACTTCTCTAAGGATTTGTATCTCATGGTACTGTATCTACAAAATCTCTTATTTAATGTGTTTTGTGATAGAAAAGACCTGGGCTATCTTGAGTTCGACGCTAAGAGCTGTCTCTATATTAAGATATTAAAATATAATATCTCTCTTTCCTCATCCTATATTCTTAAAAAGTTCATAGTACCAATTCTCTCGAAATGCAAAGTGTTCACCTCAATGTCCAAGTAAGCCATGCATTTAAGTCTTCTCTCAACATGCATACAGTCCACCACAACATCCCCATTATGCCATGCAATTAAGTCTGCCACATAAGCGGGTCATGCATTTAAATTATAAATTACAATTACTTTTGCATTAGTCTATGCATGCATGTAATGTTGCCAAATCATACATGCATGCTAGTCAtccttcacatttttgttagaaatgacATTTTTAACTATAATTCAAAAGTTTTTTCTATTTTTAGACACTCCATTGTTTTTCTTGATTTTCAAGATTATATTTTCTTTGCATTAAATTTAGTTATTTTTAGCAAGTATTTTTATCATTTATTTTAACAAAGTTACCGCATTAACGGGCGGGGCGTCATCTAGTTAAATAGAGTACCACGTCAATTTTTCTATTAGGTGGTAGGTTTTAGATAAGGTAAACAATGTAATACTGGGACTGCCCTAAAGATGCAAATCAATTGGTCACTTTGCATTTCTTTTTTGGAAAACTCTACATTTAGACACAATATTTTTTATTGCGAGGGTTGGACATGATATCTTGGAGATGAGCTTACCAAAATGAAGTGGAAGGATTACATCTTTTGCATGGCGTGAAAGGGAGAGTATATGCCTTGGTTCACAAATTTCTCTACCGGTTTCTTCTTGTAcctcaaattttgaaaatgtaTGTGTGCCTCTAAAACCGATAACTTTCTCAAGAGTCAACTAGGTCTAAATCCACCAACTTAAGGACGGAGTGCCATCCTTGTAAGAGTAAAAGGTTTGTCGGCCATTTAACTGTGTTTATATATTTGTTTTCGGAAGACCACTGTAAAAATAATACCAACATGTTTTATCATCCATGGAAATGTTAACTATTGTCAAATAAATTGTTTATGTGTGGTCAATAACATAGTTAGGTGTATAAAAACTATTCTCACAACAATAGTGAAATCAATAAGTTTGTTGGGTGCATAATCCTTTGCCATGTGTTTTTATGACCGTCAACAAAGGCCCTCCTAAACCGAGTGCAGGCAAAACACTTGACACTCAGAAAATCCTTGCCTGTGCTGAGTGCTGATGAAAAAAACACTTGGCAAATAAGAAACTCGTGGCAAACTAATTGTAGTTATTTGCCACTAAGGAGATGCTAATGTTTCTATTATGCTTGAGATACTTTTTACTTCTAGTGAACCTTTATAATAATAGATCTGATCCATTTCGCAAAAAAGGACTATGTGACACAAAATAAAGTTTTTAAAGTCTACCCCTAAATACAATTAAGTTGATTAACCATTATTGTCGGGCTCTCTGACTAGGAGCCATGTCGGCACTATCCTGAAGAGCCAACTGGTGGCCAACTCCTGTCCTGGTAGGCCCCACCACTCAATAATACACATAATATCTATCTAATTACAGCTAAGCAACTGAAAATTGATAAAACTATTTTCTCCCGTGTATTAACATGCTTGCCGCCAAAATCTACTTTTTGATCACATCCTTTCTCCTACCTACCTACTCCGGTGGAAATCGTAGCCTCGTGGATCACATGAACATAGATCACCATCGATAGAATTTGCCCACTCATGGACCAGCATCAACGTTCTTGTTCAACTTGAAGGAACTCCTGCTACTTCCTCTTCCATAGGTATATTAATGCACACCAAATCCATAAATTATAAGTACTCTATATCATACGGAGGAGAAAATATTGAAAAAGAACAAGTGAAGATTGTAATCTACGCTGGACATTTTTATTTTGTAACGGTTAGTCTTAGCAAGTAGCAACATTAGTAATTAGTGTATGTTAATTTCTATGTCGTAGATCATGAGAccactgacacgtctccaacgtatctataatttttgattgcttcatgctatattatattctgttttggatgattaatgggctttgctatacacttatatattattttttgggactaacctattaaccggaggcccagcccaaattgctgtttttttgcctatttcagagtttcgcaaaaaaagaatatcaaacagagtccaaacggaatgaaaccttcgggaacgtgatttttggaacaaacgtgatccagaggacttggagtccacgtcaagacatcaaccaggagggcacgaggtagNNNNNNNNNNNNNNNNNNNNNNNNNNNNNNNNNNNNNNNNNNNNNNNNNNNNNNNNNNNNNNNNNNNNNNNNNNNNNNNNNNNNNNNNNNNNNNNNNNNNNNNNNNNNNNNNNNNNNNNNNNNNNNNNNNNNNNNNNNNNNNNNNNNNNNNNNNNNNNNNNNNNNNNNNNNNNNNNNNNNNNNNNNNNNNNNNNNNNNNNNNNNNNNNNNNNNNNNNNNNNNNNNNNNNNNNNNNNNNNNNNNNNNNNNNNNNNNNNNNNNNNNNacttcttcctcctatatagacctacgtacccccaaaccaacagaagcatccacgaaaacctaattccaccgccgcaaccttctgtacccgtgagatcccatcttggggccttttccggcgtcctgccggagggggcattgatcacggagggcttctacatcaacaccataccctctccgatgatgtgtgagtagtttacctcagaccttcgggtccatatatagttattagctagatggctactcctctctctttggatctcaatacaaagttctccacgattctcgtggagatctattcgatgtaaccttcttttgcggtgtgtttgtcgggaccgatgaattgtgggtttatgatcaagtttatctatgaacaatatttgaatcttctctgaattcttttatgtatgattggttatctttgcaagtctcttcgaattatcagtttggtttggcctactagattgatctttcttgcaatgggagaagtgcttagctttgggttcaatcttgtgttgtcctttcccagtgacagtaggggaagcaaggcacgtattgtattgttgccatcgaggataacaagatggggtttatatcatattgcatgagttgatccctctacatcatgtcatcttgcttaaagcgttactctgttcttatgaatttaatactctagatgcatgctggatagcggtcgatgtgtggagtaatagtagtagatgcaggcaggagtcggtctacttgtcgcggacgtgatgcctatatacatgatcatacctagatattctcataactatgctcaattctatcaattgctcaacagtaatttgttcacccaccgtaatacttatgctcttgagagaagccactagtgaaacctatggcccccgggtctattttctatcatattaatctcccgtcaacaaactATTTCTAGCACCGTTTAttctgctttctttacttttagttcttattataaaaataccaaaaatattatcttatcatatctatcagatctcactttcgtaagtgaccgtgaagggattgacaacccctttattgcgttggttgcgaggtttttattt
Coding sequences within:
- the LOC123075757 gene encoding uncharacterized protein, translated to MALRQLCLCGLCVLLLLQAVPSACGGRSPPQPCYKTVTGVPSWCAGEFILALFDGVKNHPIKEYCCVQLACVGEPTCASVLRGVCPPPKQYLPCPPHQYT